Within Mytilus trossulus isolate FHL-02 unplaced genomic scaffold, PNRI_Mtr1.1.1.hap1 h1tg000070l__unscaffolded, whole genome shotgun sequence, the genomic segment GAAGAATTCGACTGTATGCTTGAAAATACTGACTATTTGTTATACTagattgcataaaaaaaaatataaagtaatttcAAGAACACATTATCTTTCTTTTGAAGTCTATGATTCGATAACGAAATGTTCGCTTATTATGCTAATGTAAGATATGCAGTCTGCTTCTGTATTGTTTATTACAAGGAATTTATTCGTTTAAAAAGTGGACCGATATAGTTCAAACTTTTGGACTGACTGTATTGAATACTTATCAAACAGCATAtcgaatatatttttataaaggtaaatgcaatTGACTTTAATCACGTTTTAATAAATTCATTGCACTTTTATATCGGTTAATGTAACATTGCAGTTAATTAAAGGTGAACGACCTGAACTTGTCATATTATTTTTAGACGCAATTATTTTATAGGTTAAATTACGCAATTGTTTAGTGAAGATACTGGATTAAAGCATGATAAGGGAGGAAACTCTTATTTTACAACAATTCTCGTAAccttaatattttgttttaacttgtaAACTGCTATTGGAGATACATTTATTCAAGGATCTCTAATGTCATAACGACTACTAAATAACCAATACTGCCTTTCATAGAATTGTGTCCTGAAATAAGAAACTTATCTTCAGCTTTAACATgatcaaaacataaaatatacgaCTAGAATTACTCATAAATCTCGAGATATTACTAAGTTCATGATTTTACAGATACTTCAATTTTATCCTGGGGGTCACTTACATGGTACTGAGGGGGAAGGGATGAGTAACTTGATCAGCCAGTTTTTTTCAAGCTTTATATGATTAAGGCCAGatttaaattaaatcatttgACTACAAGGTTTCCATATACCATGTATTGTTTTTAGCCTGTAAATAGACAAAAACACAttcacatatataatatttggcAAGAACGACAGCGCGAAATTTCAGTTCTGACAAAGTGTAAAAACGAGATAACTATGTGTTGTCATGTTACGATTTTCTACtagaatgatttaaaaaaatgtaatcagcAGGTAACGTTAATATAagtaaaacacattaaaattgaataataagGAGATACAGTCCAATATAGTGTAAACGGAATAATTTCTCGCaaaaaattatctaaaacaTCTTTGTAGTGTGAAGATGGTTTTCGTTTGATTTAAGATCACTTAATGCGGTATTTCTTTGTTCAAGGAGAAAACTCTTTAAATGAGTTATGTATTTGTAAAAGTCCAGTTTCATCTATATATTTTAAGCTTTCACCTGAAacaaataatctatgtaaccaAGAAGCTTAGAACATATATATGAAAACGATAGACAAAAACgcactgatgattttaagagtcaTTTTCCGTAACCAATGTTTACCTCCTTAACCTGTTAAAAGGGAAAATTTTCAACAATATGATTTACATATATGtagtttgatattttacatCCTTCTAATTTGAACGATAATTACACCTGTCCTTTTCTTGTgataatttacatgtttatcaaaaaaattcaatgttattttgtattttagcatGTGTTTTCCTCGTTAACACCTGGTCTAAtaaaccattttctacataagaaaatgcctgtacaagtaaggaatatgacatcagtatccattcgtttgatgtgtttgagttttgaATTTTGCAGTTTAGTAAGgaacttttcttttttgaattttccttgcagttcagtatttctgcgattatttttttttagtttgcaacacggaatttgttttctctcaatcgatttataatGTATACTATGGATTAACTCGATTTGCCTCtgcatactactgttgcctttatttggtttatcatgaaattttataatagtTAATTGTCCCTATTACACTCTTTGTTGTCATGTTGTCGTCTTTTCTTCATTTcccttattttttcaaaatagaatACCCTGTGAACGATTTTAACAAACAACATCTTTcaagaacataattttattggAACGTTCAAAAAGTCCAACTCAAAGTTTCCATGCAGAAAAGGATGATCTAGACCATTCGCTGCTATACAAATTTCCAACAACATTACCGGTATTTGGTGTAGTTCTTAGAAAACATGTGTCATACTGGTTTAAATGAACAACAACTATAGATGAAGCTGGTGGGTATGGAGTATCTGATTGACTATCTGCAGCAGTAGATCCAACAATGTTACTGTTTACCACCAACTGAACTGGCATTCTACTTCCTGCGAACCCAACGACGGTAAAAGCAAAAACATAAATTCCGTTTTCCGGAGCAATGAATGTTCCTGAGTGATTATTGTAGCCATTCCCAGAATTTACGAGAACATAATCGAAGATTATGGTATGATGGTGTCCAGGGTCTACTTCATGTTTTGAAAGGTATGCGTGAAATGCGATAACCGACGGAGAATTACTGTTAGATGTGGACATCAGTAATCTGCTATCTCGTCCTAaatctaaaaatcaaaaaaCTATATTTATCTAGAAAATCGAAGTGTGAAGCAAATCAAAATGTAGATACACATAGCTCTTAAAGAAATCACAAGCCTGTTTAAAAGGATATATCCTTgacaatttttacatttttagatgTATGCTGTAATACCCATCCTTGAAAGCTATCGCCGTAATCGTTGTGTCCCATACTTAAATTCTTAGATATTTGcccattttattttaacatgttgttttgtttattttacgaatttttctttttttaatgtctcattgattaatttttcCGGGCTTGATTCACAAAAGGACTTTTGGCAGAAGAACATGGGGTTACATATACCCTTATATATAACTATgtttaaggtagatcataagtaaatgttttttgagacagaat encodes:
- the LOC134699420 gene encoding uncharacterized protein LOC134699420, producing the protein MAVIFVIFAICCINFDSVTGSDDKISRLEKLIEAQNVMILGFKKEFDVFKDTVRTQNIKIDSLENQLQNCKACFDRKGSNTSGALLSHQILQSWNKMNVETHKDKVSVSNNRLQKDLGRDSRLLMSTSNSNSPSVIAFHAYLSKHEVDPGHHHTIIFDYVLVNSGNGYNNHSGTFIAPENGIYVFAFTVVGFAGSRMPVQLVVNSNIVGSTAADSQSDTPYPPASSIVVVHLNQYDTCFLRTTPNTGNVVGNLYSSEWSRSSFSAWKL